Proteins co-encoded in one Babylonia areolata isolate BAREFJ2019XMU chromosome 5, ASM4173473v1, whole genome shotgun sequence genomic window:
- the LOC143281929 gene encoding uncharacterized protein LOC143281929 has protein sequence MQCACAKSTQLFYFTQKVGLVSRALSLSASLEFRSRQRGPHVVRSPVNKLFLTQGDAEHFEALEEFINQDGSQGQGSGLHLQRKTEALISRQLQQQQRKVKKKMLERKVFKQPQEINLLTWNAKQQIRYLNEEFPDEWTAEQLAESFPVSLEGVKQLLKNSYMPRSEQEIAKHDRRVVDHWRQLKEILALQVGPVEERQASQFQHIIEAGKLPLMINAGGCSQLPVPRTARKGRAQRQKQMGLFESIVAGSQVVKAQEVVTKQIGGQTGAEAKDRLLKEIAEFQKGKRKAIPAHFPDQSRNQR, from the exons ATGCAGTGTGCTTGTGCAAAATCCACGCAGCTCTTTTATTTTACACAGAAGGTGGGGCTTGTTTCGCGTGCACTGTCGCTGTCTGCAAGTCTTGAGTTCCGGAGCAGACAACGAGGACCTCACGTTGTCAGATCTCCAGTCAACAAACTCTTCTTGACACAAGGAGATGCAGAGCATTTTGAGGCACTGGAAGAATTCATCAATCAAGATGGAAGCCAAGGACAAGGCAGTGGTCTGCATCTCCAGCGCAAAACGGAAGCTTTGATTAGCAG ACAACTCCAGCAGCAGCAGagaaaagtgaagaagaaaatgttgGAGAGAAAGGTATTCAAACAGCCACAGGAGATTAACCTGTTGACCTGGAATGCCAAGCAGCAGATTCGCTACCTTAATGAGGAATTCCCAGATGAATGGACTGCGGAGCAACTGGCTGAAAGTTTTCCTGTTAGTCTAGAAGGTGTAAAACAACTGCTGAAAAATTCATACATGCCAAG ATCAGAGCAGGAGATAGCTAAGCACGACAGGCGGGTGGTCGACCACTGGCGTCAGCTCAAAGAAATCCTTGCTCTACAAGTCGGCCCTGTTGAGGAGAGGCAAGCCAGTCAGTTCCAACACATCATCGAGGCCGGCAAGCTCCCTCTCATGATCAACGCCGGAGGCTGTTCTCAACTCCCTGTGCCCAGGACTGCAAGAAAAGGCAGGGCCCAGCGACAGAAACAGATGGGGTTGTTCGAGTCCATTGTGGCAGGCTCTCAGGTGGTTAAAGCTCAGGAGGTGGTGACAAAGCAGATAGGAGGGCAGACAGGTGCAGAAGCAAAGGACAGACTGTTGAAAGAGATCGCCGAGTTCCAAAAGGGAAAGAGGAAAGCAATTCCTGCACACTTTCCTGATCAATCAAGAAATCAGAGATGA
- the LOC143282367 gene encoding m7GpppN-mRNA hydrolase-like encodes MAKPKKKGDLDIPTHIMADLCSRFVINSEKKWDQIQVFDVLENAHWHYLDFYCLQMKPPPPKCNHKVFSKHMLAYLTELSYPLDNFESLYQTWQEKKRLTPCFGGIILTPNYTHVLMVQGFGSKTSWGFPKGKKENLESGINCAVREIEEETGLNVSDKIREDRGIVQWIQDRFHKLYIIPDVPFDALIQAKLRREIKAHKWIPVYSLPVHKNDTAPQQADLDAANFFNVSPFVRPLRKWIEEQGRKQEQQAMPASQFTAKGRRRGKGKDVQRRQGAPGPDGDASTCREGQGRSSRQSQVAKNLGEQFSDMPAASQGGHTEKPVKILSKEESSGKSGGGRQDSEDASADKGGSSSANQIRAGPYILRLDEFHSKAMLNFQFDKQSILDIYQW; translated from the exons ATGGCAAAACCGAAGAAAAAAGGAGACTTAGACATACCAACTCATATTATGGCTGATCTCTGCAG tCGTTTTGTAATCAACAGTGAGAAGAAGTGGGACCAGATTCAGGTATTTGACGTCCTGGAGAATGCCCACTGGCACTACTTAGACTTTTACTGTCTTCAGATGAAACCCCCACCACCTAAGTGTAACCATAAAGTCTTTAGCAAGCACA TGTTGGCATACTTGACAGAGCTCAGTTATCCTCTGGATAACTTTGAGAGCCTGTATCAGACTTGGCAGGAAAAGAAGCGTCTGACCCCTTGCTTTGGAGGAATCATTCTGACTCCAAACTATACACAT GTGTTGATGGTGCAAGGATTTGGCAGCAAGACATCTTGGGGATTCCCAAAGGGCAAAAAAGAGAATCTGGAAAGCGGAATAAACTGTGCTGTTAGAGAG ATTGAGGAAGAGACGGGGCTGAACGTGTCTGACAAAATACGTGAAGACAGGGGCATTGTGCAGTGGATCCAAGATCGCTTCCACAAGCTGTACATCATCCCCGATGTGCCTTTCGATGCCCTCATCCAGGCCAAACTGCGTCGAGAAATCAAA gcaCACAAGTGGATCCCGGTTTACTCTCTGCCTGTCCACAAGAACGACACTGCTCCTCAGCAGGCTGATCTGGATGCTGCCAACTTCTTCAACGTCAGTCCATTTGTCAG ACCATTACGGAAATGGATTGAAGAGCAGGGCAGGAAACAAGAGCAGCAGGCCATGCCGGCCTCCCAGTTCACTGCCAAAGGTCGACGCCGTGGCAAGGGCAAGGATGTCCAGAGGAGACAGGGTGCTCCAGGACCTGACGGAGATGCCTCAACCTGTCGAGAAGGTCAGGGTCGCAGCAGTCGGCAGAGTCAGGTGGCCAAGAACTTGGGAGAGCAGTTCAGTGACATGCCGGCAGCATCTCAGGGCGGACATACCGAGAAGCCAGTGAAGATCTTG TCAAAGGAGGAGAGCAGCGGGAAGAGCGGAGGAGGGAGACAAGATAGTGAAGACGCTTCAGCTGATAAAG GTGGCAGCAGTTCTGCAAACCAGATTCGGGCAGGACCATACATTCTGCGTCTGGATGAGTTCCACTCCAAAGCCATGCTCAACTTCCAGTTTGACAAACAGTCCATACTGGACATCTACCAGTGGTAG
- the LOC143281928 gene encoding GPI ethanolamine phosphate transferase 3, catalytic subunit-like, with product MKTGTKTTTLLGFLVTSYIVGLLIFTKGFLLVRTVIPKNSSCEVEFAARADDLVHGGHHGCWSHARFKRAILVIIDALRYDFLAYNTSLKSDVPLYKNKLKYVHQMCTKHPKHTRLYKFIADPPTTTLQRLKGLTTGSLPTFVDAGENFFSSEIREDNWIDQLNERGKTIKFLGDDTWDNLFPKRFYKSHSFPSFNVKDLHTVDNGILKHLYAEIRRKDWDVAIAHFLGVDHCGHRFGPNHPAMGEKLQQMDQVIRNISQLMKDDTVLFVLGDHGMTRTGDHGGDSEDELTAGLFVYSPAQITASSALPEDKPQVIQQTDLVPTIALMLGLPIPFSNVGKVIPDLFNHCPWWDTQHNDIRQVFHTVKALHLNARQVSKYLDTYATMSSDLPADKFQRLQTMLKQAEMELQDLVTSVTKGVGSPGLLERLLRLSDQYQDYLAQVRGMCQEVWAKFDLTSMALGVIMVMGSLIVNALLAVSWSGEGEDLPAYLPFMIGGIVIQVVYYVVHMAVFPPSVVPVMGYIVGGLLIFAGGVILKKQVAEIWRDSKINVADVAVAAGVMFMCFAAFFSNSFVVYEDSLTHFLSQSLLWYTSLRVMISSCQSPDHMGKDSVGRWSRKSKQSSFVDVLERLTQPAVVTFAVTVLCSLLLRCSAYFRACREEQWECVVPSFLEPLSSFAEDVTGYKNQRYFFSISCLFVTIWLVRRWLQHYGNLNGDGLGILCTKFLLPLAAIACALYWAVQALPHKELDLLPSWQQTIMAQIVYVCIIIHVMVGLVQPLYVYIHHSSSSGKVSVPLVNRGAEQTVPYVYRQLQQHWHRKDDSETPPAAYGLGSVYSSHLVAFAMTLFLLLVLLLGDGVSPALCLAVWVLFLFLEMMAAYCSETTGTSGIHQQPVPWLTVVTHGLLSSTFFYATGHQATIPSIRFESAFVGFYGNFTTYIIPALLITLNTYAGPVLFTVVSPLMMMWPHLQGPVCQWMVGRRGKKEGEEWKGDFSLFDDGVLLRKNLFVSVCRVLLFQAVKVLGAACAAALHRRHLMVWKIFAPRFIFEAASLIVISVALLMMTLIVLRVDRSLSKLTQSLQKGS from the exons ATGAAAACAGGGACCAAGACTACAACCCTTTTGGGATTTCTGGTCACATCATACATAGTTGGTCTACTCATTTTCACCAAAGGTTTCTTGCTGGTACGCACAGTGATCCCCAAGAACAGCTCTTGTGAAGTGGAATTCGCTGCACGAGCAGACGACCTTGTGCATGGTGGACACCACGGTTGCTGGTCTCACGCCAGATTCAAACGGGCCATTCTTGTAATAATCGACGCTCTCAGATACGACTTTCTTGCGTACAACACTTCGCTGAAATCTGACGTACCACTGTACAAAAATAAGCTGAAATATGTCCACCAGATGTGTACTAAACATCCCAAACATACACGACTGTACAAATTCATAGCAGACCCTCCAACCACCACCTTGCAGCGCCTGAAAGGGCTGACGACTGGAAGCTTACCTACTTTTGTTGATGCAGGAgagaactttttttcttcagaaataaGAGAAGATAATTGGATAGATCAGTTAAATGAGCGGGGAAAGACTATCAAGTTTCTTGGGGATGATACATGGGACAACCTTTTCCCCAAACGATTTTACAAATCACACTCGTTTCCTTCATTTAATGTAAAAGATCTGCATACCGTTGACAATGGTATTTTGAAACACCTGTATGCAGAAATCAGACGAAAAGATTGGGATGTTGCGATTGCTCATTTTTTGGGTGTAGATCACTGTGGGCACAGATTTGGACCAAACCATCCAGCCATGGGTGAAAAGCTCCAACAAATGGATCAGGTTATTAG GAACATAAGCCAATTAATGAAGGACGACACAGTGCTGTTTGTACTGGGTGACCATGGCATGACACGGACTGGGGACCATGGGGGTGACAGTGAGGATGAGCTGACAGCAGGACTCTTTGTTTACAGCCCAGCACAAATCACTGCTTCATCTGCTTTACCTGAG GACAAACCACAGGTGATCCAACAAACGGACCTGGTACCGACCATAGCCTTGATGCTGGGTCTTCCCATTCCTTTCTCCAACGTGGGCAAGGTCATACCTGACCTCTTCAATCACTGTCCCTGGTGGGACACTCAGCACAATGACATACGCCAG GTGTTCCACACAGTCAAAGCCTTGCACCTGAACGCCCGGCAGGTGTCAAAGTACCTTGACACATATGCTACAATGTCCTCAGACCTTCCTGCAGACAAGTTCCAGCGCCTGCAGACCATGTTGAAACAGGCAGAAATGGAGTTACAGGACCTGGTGACCAGTGTGACAAAAGGAGTGGGATCACCTGGGTTGCTGGagcggctgttgcgcctgtcagacCAGTACCAAGATTACCTGGCCCAGGTGCGCGGCATGTGTCAGGAAGTGTGGGCCAAGTTCGACCTCACCTCTATGGCACTGGGAGTCATCATGGTGATGGGCAGTCTGATTGTGAATGCCCTTTTGGCTGTCTcttggagtggggaaggggaagaccTACCTGCTTACCTGCCTTTCATGATTGGAGGGATAGTGATACAAGTGGTGTATTATGTGGTACACATGGCTGTGTTTCCCCCCTCTGTTGTGCCAGTCATGGGCTATATAGTGGGCGGGTTGCTGATCTTTGCAGGGGGTGTCATCCTGAAGAAGCAAGTTGCTGAGATATGGAGAGACAGCAAGATCAATGTGGCCGATGTTGCTGTGGCTGCTGGTGTGATGTTCATGTGTTTTGCTGCTTTCTTTTCCAACAGTTTTGTTGTGTATGAAGATTCATTAACCCATTTCCTTAGCCAGTCCCTGCTGTGGTACACGTCTCTAAGAGTTATGATCAGCAGTTGTCAGTCACCAGATCACATGGGTAAAGACAGTGTGGGCAGATGGTCCAGAAAATCCAAACAGTCATCATTTGTTGATGTCTTGGAAAGACTGACACAGCCTGCTGTTGTTACATTTGCTGTTACAGTGTTGTGCTCCTTGTTGTTGCGGTGTTCTGCATATTTCCGTGCCTGCAGAGAAGAGCAGTGGGAGTGTGTAGTGCCATCATTTCTTGagcctctctcttctttcgctGAAGATGTAACAGGGTATAAAAATCAGCGTTACTTTTTCAGCATCTCATGCCTGTTTGTGACCATATGGCTGGTTCGGAGGTGGTTACAGCATTATGGAAATCTGAACGGGGACGGGCTGGGCATTCTATGCACAAAGTTTCTCCTGCCGCTGGCAGCTATCGCCTGTGCGTTGTACTGGGCAGTTCAGGCTCTGCCGCATAAAGAACTGGACTTGCTTCCATCATGGCAGCAGACTATCATGGCTCAGATTGTTTATGTTTGCATTATCATCCATGTCATGGTTGGCCTTGTGCAGCCACTGTATGTGTACATCCACCACTCTTCCTCATCCGGCAAGGTCAGTGTACCCTTGGTAAATCGAGGGGCAGAGCAGACAGTGCCTTATGTCTACAGACAACTCCAGCAACACTGGCACAGGAAGGATGACTCTGAAACGCCACCAGCTGCCTACGGGTTGGGCTCAGTGTACAGTAGCCATTTGGTGGCTTTCGCCATGACACTGTTCTTGTTGCTGGTTCTGTTGCTAGGCGACGGGGTCAGTCCTGcattgtgtctggctgtgtgggtgCTGTTCCTCTTTCTGGAGATGATGGCTGCCTACTGCAGTGAAACCACAGGCACCTCAG ggATCCATCAACAACCAGTACCTTGGCTTACTGTGGTGACACATGGACTCCTGTCTTCCACCTTTTTTTATGCCACTGGCCACCAAGCAACCATTCCAAGTATACGCTTTGAGAGTGCATTCGTTGGCTTCTATGGCAACTTTACCACATATATCATCCCTGCTCTGCTCATCACTCTCAACACCTACGCCGGCCCAGTACTGTTCACTGTGGTCTCACCACTCATGATGATGTGGCCCCACTTGCAAGGCCCAGTGTGTCAATGGATGGttggaaggagagggaaaaaggagggggaggagtggaagggagacttctctctgtttgatgatggGGTGCTGCTTCGGAAGAacctgtttgtcagtgtgtgccgtgtcCTGCTCTTTCAGGCGGTCAAG GTGTTGGGAGCAGCCTGTGCAGCAGCTTTACACCGGCGCCACCTGATGGTGTGGAAAATCTTTGCTCCTCGCTTCATCTTCGAGGCTGCTAGTCTCATCGTCATTTCTGTGGCACTGCTGATGATGACGCTCATTGTGCTTCGTGTGGACCGTAGTCTGTCCAAGCTGACACAGAGTCTGCAGAAAGGGTCCTAG